One genomic region from Vitis riparia cultivar Riparia Gloire de Montpellier isolate 1030 chromosome 17, EGFV_Vit.rip_1.0, whole genome shotgun sequence encodes:
- the LOC117904397 gene encoding uncharacterized protein LOC117904397: MATCFGPICIMWQPPDSVPDEPPPSHAFFIGFRDRNVVQNHWLDGKQPVTVLLYVPVRIETFAVEGDELLPSENSEFADLSRLLSLVGVHSFYLASVVQVIHSNAVAMAYETTDNGHNVIAMVAEIPFRWFCPPQEVRQNQDEDDENEDEDEDEDEDDDEDDADEFDENETMDEVVSYSLEDGMDVDVDMVVPATKASIEALEKLEGLNSMGKCMICLEQLSLEDEVSRMPCSHVYHGDCIIQWLKKSHMCPLCRFKMPVDPS, from the coding sequence ATGGCCACCTGTTTTGGCCCTATATGTATCATGTGGCAGCCCCCTGATTCTGTTCCTGATGAACCACCACCCTCGCATGCATTTTTCATTGGATTTCGAGATCGGAATGTAGTACAAAACCACTGGCTAGACGGAAAGCAACCGGTAACAGTACTACTATATGTTCCCGTAAGAATTGAGACGTTTGCAGTTGAAGGTGACGAATTGTTACCTAGTGAGAATTCTGAATTCGCCGACCTATCTCGCTTGCTTTCTCTTGTGGGGGTACATTCGTTTTATCTGGCGTCAGTCGTACAAGTGATACACTCTAATGCTGTGGCCATGGCCTATGAGACTACCGACAATGGCCATAACGTAATTGCCATGGTTGCGGAGATTCCATTCCGGTGGTTTTGTCCCCCACAGGAGGTCCGGCAGAATCAGGACGAGGATGATGAAAACgaggatgaagatgaagatgaagacgAAGACGATGATGAAGATGACGCAGATGAATTCGATGAGAATGAGACTATGGATGAGGTTGTGAGCTATTCATTGGAGGATGGGATGGACGTGGACGTGGACATGGTTGTACCTGCAACCAAAGCTTCCATTGAGGCGCTTGAGAAGCTGGAGGGTTTAAATTCAATGGGCAAGTGTATGATATGCTTGGAGCAGCTTTCATTGGAAGATGAAGTTAGTAGGATGCCATGCTCGCATGTTTATCATGGAGACTGTATCATACAATGGTTGAAGAAGAGTCACATGTGTCCCTTGTGCCGCTTCAAGATGCCTGTCGACCCAAGTTGA
- the LOC117904125 gene encoding NEP1-interacting protein-like 1 — MPILVGPRCSILRQPDLVADGEDDEGLLWDVFFMEFHVRDAVLNYWLEDDSPIRLRDVNTIGPMRRRLFVVRRDQLLRSHSLAFEHVSLLLFLMGIPSILHASFVQEIRSGAVLLANETTNIGRRIIPMVVDIDMWSSLNDVTGLSVPATRASIEALEKIKFEDVNSTDKCIICLEEFATESEVSRMPCSHVYHEDCIIEWLERSQMCPLCRFKMPAISS, encoded by the exons ATGCCGATCTTGGTTGGTCCTAGATGTAGTATTCTGCGGCAGCCTGATCTTGTTGCCGATGGTGAGGATGATGAAGGGCTGCTGTGGGATGTGTTCTTCATGGAGTTTCATGTTAGAGATGCGGTCTTAAACTACTGGCTGGAAGATGATAGTCCTATAAGACTACGTGATGTGAACACGATCGGTCCTATGAGAAGGAGGTTGTTTGTGGTTAGGCGTGATCAGTTATTAAGAAGCCATAGTCTTGCATTCGAACATGTATCTCTCCTGCTTTTTCTTATGGGTATACCTTCAATCTTGCATGCATCATTCGTGCAAGAGATACGCTCCGGTGCTGTTTTGTTGGCGAATGAAACCACCAACATCGGTCGTCGCATAATTCCTATGGTGGTGGACATTGATATGTG GTCTTCATTGAATGATGTGACCGGCTTGTCTGTGCCTGCAACTAGAGCTTCCATTGAGGCACTTGAGAAGATCAAGTTTGAGGATGTAAATTCGACAGACAAGTGTATAATATGCCTAGAAGAGTTTGCGACGGAATCGGAAGTTAGTCGGATGCCATGTTCGCATGTTTATCACGAAGATTGCATTATAGAATGGTTGGAGAGGAGTCAGATGTGTCCCTTGTGCCGCTTCAAGATGCCTGCCATCTCAAGTTGA